Part of the Streptomyces europaeiscabiei genome is shown below.
AATGTGAAGGCGGACCACCCGCTGAATTCCGCGGATTCACCGAGGGACTCCTCGATGCGCAGAACCTCGTTCCACTTGGCCATGCGCTCGGAGCGGGTGAACGAGCCCACCTTCAACTGGCCGGCGTCCCAGCCGACGCTCAGATGGGCGATGGTGATGTCCTCGGTCTCGCCGGAACGCGCCGAGACGATCGTGCCGAATCCGGCTTCCTTCCCGGCCCGCAGTGCCTGGAGCGCCTCCGTGACCGTACCGGCCTGGTTCGGCTTGACGAGGACGGCGTTCACCGCTCCGACGGTGGCTGCGGTCTCCACCCGCTTCGCGTTCGTGACCAGGTAGTCGTCGCCGATCACCTGGCAGCGGTCGCCGTAGCGCCGGGTGAACTCCAGCATGCCGTCGTGGTCGTCCTCGCCCACCGGGTCCTCGACGGACAGGATCGGATACTGCTCGATCCAGCCGCCCAGCATGTCGATCAACGCCGCGGTGTCCAGAGTGCGGTCGTCCAGGGCCAGGGTGTACCGCCCGCCGCTGCCGAACTGTGAGGCCGCGACGTCCAGCGAGATGCCCACCTCGGTCGAGGGAGCGAAGCCCGCGGTCTCGATGGCGCGGGTCAGCATCTCCAGCGCCTCCTCGTTGGAGTCGAAGGCCGGCCAGAAGCCGCCCTCGTCGGCCACGCCCTGGGCCTTCCCCGCCGCGCGCATCAGGCTCCCGGCCGCCCGGTAGATCTCCGCGGTCCAGTCCAGGGCCTCGGAGAAACTGTCCGCCGCCGGGCACATCACCATGAAGTCCTGCACGTCGACCCGCCGGTCCGCGTGGGCGCCGCCGCCGAAGATCTGGATCTCGGGCAGCGGTATACGGACCGGGCGTTCGCCCGCCAGATGCTTCCACAGCGGGACGCCCGCCGATGCGGCGGCGGCGTGCAGGACGGCCATGGACGTGGCCACGATCGCGTTGCCGCCGAGACGGCTGCGGTCCGGAGTTGCGTCGAGGTCCACCAGAAGCCGGTCGACGGCCTCCTGGTCACTCGCGTCACGGTCGGCGAGAGCGGGTGCGATCTCGCCGTTCACCGAGCCCACCGCGCGCCGGACGTCGAGCCCGCCGAAGCGGCTGCCTCCGTCGCGCAGGTCGAGTGCCTCGCCCCGGCCCGTCGAAGCCCCCGCCGGCGCGATGGCCCGCCCGACCGAGCCGTCCGCGAGGTGCACCTCGACCTCGACGGTCGGCCGACCACGTGAATCCCACACTCTGCGGCCGTGGAGCTTGGCGATCCGCGCGTCTGTCATGCGGTGCAACCTTTCGGAGTTCGGACGATCCGGGTGATGGCCGGGATGCCCGTGCCTGTCATCGGGGGTGGGACGTCCGCACGGCCGAAGGCGTACGGAGGCCATCACTGACGGACGAGCGCGGGCGGACCCCGAGGGGGCGCCACCCGGATCGATACGAGGGCGTTGCGAGCGAGCGAAGGGTCGTACCACTCTCTTCGTCGCAGTGCTAACGATAGCGCAATCCTGCGAACTGTCGACGGTGATGTCAAGGGGCGAGTTGTGCTCCACCCTTATCGGTCTGCCGTGTGACTCTGCCTCTTGGGTCACCTTGAAGTGAATGCTATCGTTCGCACGATCCTGCTCCGGCAAGGACTCCGACGGGCCCGCACGCTTCCTGGACGGACGGACAGCACAGGAAGGGGCGGGCCCGCCGGGCCGGGCCGCGGCCGAAAGGAAAGTGAGCCCGATATGGCAACCGAGCCCTCTGTGGCGCCGATGACACTCACCACTGTGGTGGCCAGTACGCGTCCCGGGCGTGTGGGAAGGTCCGTCGCGGACTGGTTCACCACCCGGTCCGCTGAGTGCGACCAGTTCGAGTCGCACACCGTCGACCTGCGGGAACTCGCCCTTCCCTTCTTCGACGAGCCGCATCCGCCCGCCCTGCGGCAGTACACGAAGAGCCACACCCGCCAGTGGAGCCGGATCGTCGAGGCGTCGGACGCGTTCGTCTTCGTCACCCCCGAGTACAACGGCGGCTTCCCCGCCCCGCTGAAGAACGCGTGGGACTACCTCGCCGTGGAATGGCACCACAAGCCGGCCGCGTTCGTCAGCTACGGAGGCGTCTCGGCGGGCACCCGGGCGGTACAGATGGGCAAGCAGGTCGTGGCGAACCTCAGGATGCTGCCGATCGGCCCGACCGTGAGCATCCCGTTCGTCAACGAACGCGTCGAGGACGGCGCTTTCCGGCCCGGCAAGATCCATGAGGCGGCGGCCGAGCAGATGCTCGACGAACTCGTGCGTACCGCCCGTGTCATGCGCCGACTGCGCGGCGGAACGTACTGAACTGCCGCCGGATTCGGTGGGTTCGTGCGAAGACGCCCGGAGCGGTGGGCTCCGGGCGCCTTCCGCGTGTGCGGGTGCGGCTGCCCCTGGTTCAGAGGGACCTGGGGCTGCCCCGGTTCAGAGGGACCTGGGGCTGCCCCAGGGTCAGAGGGACCTGGACGAAGGCTTTCCGCCGGGGGATGCCGTACTGCCGCGCAGGATCAGTGATCCGACGGAGACCGACGTGTACGGACCGTCGTTGCCCGGTTTGGTCTTGAGGCGACGCA
Proteins encoded:
- a CDS encoding NADPH-dependent FMN reductase, which translates into the protein MTLTTVVASTRPGRVGRSVADWFTTRSAECDQFESHTVDLRELALPFFDEPHPPALRQYTKSHTRQWSRIVEASDAFVFVTPEYNGGFPAPLKNAWDYLAVEWHHKPAAFVSYGGVSAGTRAVQMGKQVVANLRMLPIGPTVSIPFVNERVEDGAFRPGKIHEAAAEQMLDELVRTARVMRRLRGGTY
- the eno gene encoding phosphopyruvate hydratase; this translates as MTDARIAKLHGRRVWDSRGRPTVEVEVHLADGSVGRAIAPAGASTGRGEALDLRDGGSRFGGLDVRRAVGSVNGEIAPALADRDASDQEAVDRLLVDLDATPDRSRLGGNAIVATSMAVLHAAAASAGVPLWKHLAGERPVRIPLPEIQIFGGGAHADRRVDVQDFMVMCPAADSFSEALDWTAEIYRAAGSLMRAAGKAQGVADEGGFWPAFDSNEEALEMLTRAIETAGFAPSTEVGISLDVAASQFGSGGRYTLALDDRTLDTAALIDMLGGWIEQYPILSVEDPVGEDDHDGMLEFTRRYGDRCQVIGDDYLVTNAKRVETAATVGAVNAVLVKPNQAGTVTEALQALRAGKEAGFGTIVSARSGETEDITIAHLSVGWDAGQLKVGSFTRSERMAKWNEVLRIEESLGESAEFSGWSAFTFAGSAAFTAEP